The nucleotide window gtgtgccgAGTACTGAGGCTGAGAGGATACGGCGTGAGGCTGTCGCTCGCGCTGCTTTCCGTGTATTGTGGCACACTGCAtgtgggcgcgtgtgtgtgtctccgtGCGCATTGCCACATCTCCTCTTCCGCCCCActcccgcccctccctctgtgACACCGGCAGCTCCTTCGCGGCTGTCGGCTCTGTTTCAAGTGCCGTCCTTTTCGTCTTGTGCTGACGCTGATGTGCATCATTTCTTGGCcaccctttctctcttccgtCCTCCCATACGCGCTTGTCTGTGCGCTTGCCGCGGGCTGTTCCGTGCccctaccccctcctctcatccttcccctctcttctttctcgcCCCCGCCAACGACAACAACACCCCCATCCCCATCCCCACACTCACCTCCCAAGAGGAGTGTGCGATGCGTTGTGCGGGCGCATGTGATGAGGCGGATGGGCCGATACGCGTACGCGTGTTTTCGAGTGAAACCAAAGACGCGAGCGAAGGAAGAGTGAGAGCCGCGAGCGgtacgcgtgcgcgtgaagGGGAAGGGCAGCGCGCGTGGCGTGGAAGGCCCCGTGGCTGGCTGCCCGTCTGCTCGTCGTCCTCATcttctgcgcgtgcgggtGTCTCTGCCGCCTACTCTCTTTGCTTCGCTTCTCCGCTCCTGCGATGTCTCTCCTTTttagtgtgtgtgcgtgtgtgcgttgtgtCGGCTGTgtcggccaccaccaccaccaccaccactctcccccccatctccctctccgttGCCTGCGCCCCTCACTTGAGCGATGTTTTCTcagcggaggggggagggaggggcgactCTTCGCGTGCGCGTACGAGTCGAGCGCGCGACGAAACCAAGCTAACAAAGAAGACCAGGGGTGGcatccacctcctccaccgagCAGACGCGGATGTCGGCACCCACCGACGCGCAAACGCAAACGCAAGAGGTCCGCACACGTCATGCCAATGTAGTTGCCTCTGTGCATGCGGCCTGGCCACCGCTCTCTGTTCCATGAAGGGCTGCTGTAGCTCCTCGCAGcaccctcttcccctccctcccggcCTCCGTGTCTTGTGTTGCCGTCCAACCGAatccttttcctctcctctgtCTGCCCACCGCACACCACTGCATTGCGCAGAACGTTATCAGCCcgcgccacccccacccgcCCCTCTGCGCCTTCGCAGCGCCGTGCCCCGCTCGCTTTCagtcttcctcctcctctagGCAAGAACGATCGAGGGGGGGGCTGAGGAGAGAACAGCACAAGACGCGCATCCGACCTCAGCCTTTGCATGCGCCGGGGAGTGAGGCGTCGACACAtccggcagccgcacccgccCCAATCGCTAGCGCGGCCATGAAGCTCTTCGGCAGCTCCCTCTTCGACTCGGACAAGACGTACCGGCCGAAGAAGAAGCACAAGGAGGGAACGGAGCGGTACCGCCTGCACAACTTTGCACGCTCGCTCGTCAAGTCTGGCGACCTGcggcaggcggtgcagctgccccCTGGCGTCGACATCAACAACTGGCTTTCGGTGCACACCGTTGATTTTTACAACATCACCAACGTCATATACGGCTCGCTGACGGACTACTGCAGCGACATGAGCTGCCCCGTGATGTCCTCCGGGCCGCGGTACGAGTACCTGTGGCGCAACCCACCCGAGTACCCCAAGGCGACGCGGGTGTCGGCGCCACAGTACCTCGACCTACTCATGAAGTGGATCGAGCGGCAGATTAACGACGAGCGCATTTTCCCGTCGGAGGACTACAACCCGTACCCAGCCGACTTCAAGAGCTACGTAAAGAACATATTCCGCCGCATGTTCCGCGTCTACGCACACATATACTACTCGCACTTCACGAAGATCGCGGAGCTtcaggaggaggcgcacatgAACACCGCTTTCAAGCATTTTATGTACTTCGCGTGGGAGTTCGACCTCATCCCACGTGAGGagctgacgccgctgcaggagttGCTGAAGAACCTCATGGGCGACTACGCGAAGGAGCGGCTAGAGTGAGCATCGAACTTCGAACGCATATTGGGGACAATTAGAACCTTCCTGGCCTccacccttcccctctcgctcgctcacgGTAGGGGGGGGCTGACCTCTTATCGAGTGCACGACGTGcagagaggtggcggtggccgtcTCCGGTTTCGGTGCTGGCATGTCATGCCGTACCCGTAttctctcgcctcctctgcactCGTTCGGCTCTGTCTCtctggcagccgcggcgagcggggagagagcgaggatggtggtggtgggcggcgAGCGCAGCAAGACTTcgtggcgcgtgcgtctgcgcCTGTCGTTGAAAACCGTGCCGGCAGACTGGCATGCACGTTTTCTCTCACGTCTTCCTACCCAAGTCGTCTTTGTTCCGCTTCGCCAACGCCTCCGCTTATGCAGACACCGGACCTGTGGCCGACGCTTGCCACTCACCCTCTCTGATTCTCCCGTCGTATGTAGGCCTTCTGATAAAgcgtgcgccgccacgtTTTCGTGCCTTTGCCTGCAtccgcagcacacgcacacacacggccgcgctgcccggCCACCGTCCATCGTCATCAGTGGCAATTTTAAAAGGTGTGAGCCGGCAGATAGGgaatcgaaaaaaaaaaaggacggCACgtgggtggtgatggtggtgttGGGGAGAGGCGAGCACccggcacacaagcacacgcgtaTGGTGCCACTCTTTCACGTGGGCAGCATTTTCGTGTCTgttggcgccgacgcggccaTCGATGCTTTCTCttcctgcgcgtgtgcggctctTTGGTGCTTGCTTCATATCCTCGCTAGCGTGCGTTGTCGAGGACGAagagagggatggaggggggagagaggggggggcggacGTCGAGGACGTGCGCGTCGCAGTGTAGCACGACATATGCTTGCGCACCGGCGTTACGGCCAGCCTATGGCGACACTTGCACGCACGGCCCCGCTTCACTGCCGCGGTAATGCAGACGCGATTCGCCTTGTTGTGTGTTTCTCGTAGACATCCGAAAACTTTGATGGCCCCCATTCGCATCCCCACCTCTTCTTGCACAGACCTCACTcggtgcgcagccgccggtAAACGTCCGCTCCTgtctcaccccccccctccccccaaccCCAACCCCAACCCCGACCCCGACCCCATTCTTTCTCATGCCCGCCACTCagccctccacctcctcctcgccttttTTACCGACATCACCGCATCACCTTCGCACACGCCTTCATCACTGCAGCCTTCGCCACCGCGAACGAAGCCTCGCGCTGATCGCGACGCACAATGCAGGGAGCCGAcaacggcgcgcagctccagATGCTTCTGCGCGTCAACGAATACgtgcaggagcagcgacAGGTGTACATGACACTGTCGTTTGGCGAGCAGCGTCGACGTGGCCCACTCCTGTTAGAGGACTTGCTGACCATGGTGATGCACAACCTCCTTCGGGAGGCAGAGGGCAACGAAGgggacgacgacggtggcgtgcgGCGACCAAGGGCACGTGCGGGGATGGCCAGCGGGGCCCATACCTTGGAGATGCTCATCTCGTCGACGAATTCGTTGCCCTTTGCGCTCCGCGACGTTCCTGCCCTCGCCaacgtggcggcgctgcagcttcgACTGACATCCACTGTCATGGCAGCCATCAGCACTCGAGCCATAGTAACGGTTCACGAGCTGGAGGAATGGGTCTGCGCTCAGGAGGGCGTGGAGCACTTCGCCGAGCTCGGGCTCGGTGTCGGCTTGCAGGTGTTGCCGGTTGTGCAGGAATACTTCCAGCTGCGCGCGAACTCCGTCGTGTTCCCGGTGCGGGCTCGGGACGTGATCGCGTTTCTGCTGAACGATACCACGGCGAGGGACATGTTGCTCtatggcggcggcgacacccGCGACTTGCTATaccgcttcgccgccttctACGAGCGTCACGTACTCCGCAACGCCTCGCCGTCTTCCGCCTCTGCAACTGTGCGTGGACAGGGTCGACTGCTGAACGTGCGCCAGCTCGGCATTCACGTACAGGACTACACCGCGCTgctcgcggcgctgacgcaggAGCTGGCGAGTGCACACCGGCTTGAGCAACAGCAGTACCAGCGGTGGATAGAGAGCTGCGTCACCGCAGAGACAGCCGTCACCCAAACCGCCAGCACTCGCGACTCGGCGGGtgtggcggctgcgaagGATAGTGCCGCTGGTGAAGATGCACTTGTCAGGGACGCGTCTTTCGAGGTGGCGGCTCGGCGGGAGCGGAACCGGGCACTGTACGAGCGTGTATTACACTCCTTCGACTccgcctgcgcgcacgcggagcTTGTCGAGGGCATGCGGCGCACCCACGAGAAGGCTCTCTGCGCCAGTCTCGGTagtgacgccgacgccgtgccGTGCGCGAGGTCTGCCGGCGCTCGCGCCATAAAATTTGCCGTCGCCTTcacagaggcggaggcgcgcaaCTACAGTCTCCCTCTGTCGCTGTGGCGCACAGTGCCTCTGGACGACGAAGCATGCAGCTCACTGGCGGGCGGCAATggatggggaggaggggttGAGCTGCGCTTTCACGTGGGTGCGTTGACCGCGACGGAGGTGAGCCGGGCAGCACAAGGACCCGCAcaaggcagcagcgcgtcgacAACCCTGCGGGCAGCCCCTCTGAACTCTCAGTGGACCACGAATGCCGCGAAGGGTGAGAAACAGACTCCTGGCCAACGCATCTCCAACGACAGTATAAgtgtggtgccgccgccgccatcatcggcgatgcgtcggcgacgcggcacTGTTGTCTCCGACAGACCGTCTGCAATCTCCATGGGGACACctatcgctgctgctggtgctgctgcggcgacggagacgcGGCGGGTGACCTCACCAgacgctgcgcctgctctcGTCGACGCCACCTCCACAATACCGGCTGTAACGGCAACATCAGCCATTCCACTGCTGTCCTCGCTGCTGGCACCGGCTGGGTCGCTCGGCCTGGCTGTTAcgagcagctccaccaccgccgatgCACCGCCGAGTGTGTCTCCGCGAAGCGCTGACACTGCTGTCGAGCGCGCGCCAAGCGTGGAGGGCAAGCTATCAGCTGCCGATGTGGTTGGAAGCTCTGTGGAGACGCCCACCGAGCCCAAGACAGCACTGGAGAAGCTTGGCGACCTGCTGATGCAGCACCGACGGTGGAGTGCAGCGAACAAGCGACGAGGCAAACCTGCAAGCGAGCAGCCGATGGTCCTGAGCACA belongs to Leishmania infantum JPCM5 genome chromosome 6 and includes:
- the MOB1 gene encoding putative cell cycle associated protein MOB1: MKLFGSSLFDSDKTYRPKKKHKEGTERYRLHNFARSLVKSGDLRQAVQLPPGVDINNWLSVHTVDFYNITNVIYGSLTDYCSDMSCPVMSSGPRYEYLWRNPPEYPKATRVSAPQYLDLLMKWIERQINDERIFPSEDYNPYPADFKSYVKNIFRRMFRVYAHIYYSHFTKIAELQEEAHMNTAFKHFMYFAWEFDLIPREELTPLQELLKNLMGDYAKERLE